A DNA window from Selenomonas sp. oral taxon 126 contains the following coding sequences:
- a CDS encoding single-stranded DNA-binding protein: MNRVILIGRLARDPEIRYTQSGKAFCRFTIAVDRRFSRAAQQEGQQTADFIPVTCWEKLAEICGNNLTKGRRIGVEGRIQVRSYDGSDGQRKYATDVVADNVEFLDSKNAGGASGGYDAPMGRSVAPAAGGTAPDMMGPVIPDDDIPF, from the coding sequence ATGAACAGAGTCATACTGATTGGTCGCCTTGCGCGCGACCCGGAGATTCGCTACACACAGAGCGGCAAGGCTTTTTGCCGCTTCACGATTGCGGTTGATCGTCGCTTTTCGCGGGCGGCTCAGCAGGAGGGACAGCAGACGGCAGACTTCATTCCCGTCACATGCTGGGAAAAACTGGCTGAGATCTGCGGAAACAATTTGACGAAGGGACGCCGCATCGGCGTGGAGGGGCGCATTCAGGTGCGCAGCTACGACGGTAGCGACGGACAGCGCAAGTACGCGACGGATGTTGTGGCGGACAATGTGGAGTTTCTCGACTCAAAAAATGCCGGCGGCGCATCGGGCGGCTATGACGCACCGATGGGACGTAGCGTAGCACCCGCTGCAGGCGGCACTGCACCGGATATGATGGGACCCGTGATTCCTGACGACGACATTCCATTCTGA
- the rpsR gene encoding 30S ribosomal protein S18, which yields MMKRDRGRKPRRKVCSFCVDKVDHIDYKDAAKLRRFTTERGKILPRRISGNCAKHQRQVTLAIKRARNIALLPFTAE from the coding sequence ATGATGAAACGAGATCGGGGCCGCAAGCCTCGTCGCAAGGTCTGCTCGTTCTGCGTGGACAAGGTAGATCATATCGACTACAAGGATGCCGCGAAGCTGCGTCGCTTCACGACGGAGCGTGGCAAGATTCTGCCGCGCCGCATTTCCGGCAACTGCGCAAAGCATCAGCGGCAGGTAACGCTCGCAATCAAGCGCGCACGTAATATTGCACTGCTTCCGTTTACGGCGGAATAA
- the rpsF gene encoding 30S ribosomal protein S6 yields MRLYEVIFIVKPMEEEATNAVIEKFTKLIQANGGTIEKEDRWGKKRLAYEIKDHSEGYYVLLYVNAEPACVAECDRVMKITDELLKHMIVRADGVEE; encoded by the coding sequence GTGAGATTGTACGAAGTCATATTTATTGTGAAGCCGATGGAGGAAGAAGCGACAAACGCCGTCATCGAGAAGTTCACGAAGCTTATTCAGGCAAACGGCGGTACGATTGAGAAAGAGGATCGTTGGGGCAAGAAGCGTCTTGCCTATGAGATCAAGGATCACAGTGAAGGATACTATGTTCTGCTGTACGTCAATGCAGAGCCCGCCTGCGTCGCCGAGTGCGACCGCGTGATGAAGATCACGGACGAGTTGCTCAAGCACATGATCGTCCGTGCGGACGGCGTCGAGGAGTAA